The genome window GATTTGAACAAATAATGTTGGatttataataatttcttcCATCAATCATCATGCCAAGATATCGATTGGTTTCTTCTTTCTCAATTGTATTTTTCACTCCTTTGCCCACTTTAGATAATCTACTACCAATGCTCTTAAGTTTGAATTATATAAGTATGCAAGTTAAAATGTGAGTTTAATAAGGTTTTAATTCTCAAATATAACTCATTAATGagtgaaaatttattgtaaaaaaattaacttatataattaatggataaataaattacaaatgttattatgtttttttttctttattaaaataatcctAACATTAATTGATAGGTGAAACACAAAAATTGCatttattgtttcttgtttAGATTTTTCCAATACTCATTTTCCCACATTTCCACTTCCTTTATTGATTTATCCTTTCTCTTGAGAAAACCTTGTAGTGATGAAGGATCATAAGGAGGAGGCAAGGTGCATGGGGTTAAATCACTGGGAGACTTAACCATGGATTCAACCATGAATTTCTCCCATGTACCTTTCGCAGGGCAAGCCATCATTTCTGAACATAGCTCAACTGCTCCTTGAGGTATAGATGGTTTGAATTTCAGGAGCTTTGCATATTCATTTAACAAATGAAACATGTAGTCATATATGTAGTCCATCTTAAGATCCTCTTGTATGAAGTTGCTTGCTGCCTCTCCTATGGCTTGAGCCTAccaattttgtaaaaataaaagagttgaaaatataaatcattttgttaatatgaatttaaattagtgaaaaaagtgaaagcatCTTCAAAAACTTAAAAGGTGAAAATAGGTATACATTATACATGAGTCTAGTTGAATCATAACAAAGATACTAGTCAATAACCCAATGCACACAAAAAAAGTTTAgcaaaatatgatattttttctcttttatttatttattttttttaaatatgagaTTTGATAATcatgatagttattaatagaCATTTATTATGAGTGTTTttgtatatgaaattatatattaatataatatactaAGATTCTAATAAAGATAAAGggtttaaatatcaaataaaattaaagtaatttaaaaatagatacattaaatgaaatgtaaaattattatgcttaaaaaaaaaaaaaaaaaaaaaactaatttggcATTATATTATGAgatcaacaaaaagtcaaatggtttcagttttatatgtataataGATTTTTCAACCCGACCAACTTGCTCAAGTTGAGAAATTTCAACCTAACCCATTATAGTTTAAAAACTAACCCAACACAACCGAACTGTAGGAATTGGGTTGGGTCATTGAGTTTGAACAATTTTGTTggatctaataaaaaaattcatgctTTCATTCAACTATGTAAGTTCATTATTAATAGATaattgtaatttatattattaggAGTAATATTCAAGTGTCATCAAACTAGgtcccaaaatatcaaaataatttaaagtaaTTAACTTAACCTAAGtctcaaattataaaataaatcaaacatgaaattttaaattacatatttttattaaaaaaaattaatagtgtATAGGTTTGGTAAGGTTACTTACGGTTGGAAATTTTTTCAACTTGAATCCCACCCAACTCtagtttggaaaaaagaaaaagaaaaagaaaacaaatcaagttaTCAACCCATGAAATACAATTCAAATCGTTGGGTTAGATTAGTCTGTTAGATGGGTAGATGCACACCCCTTAGTGAAAACATTTTGataatatgagagagagagagagagagagagagagagaccttttGTGTGTGATTGTTGCCCCATTCCACAGCAAATTTAAGAGAGGTGCACTTGCTATTATCCCTAATGGGCCAGTAGTGCTCCAATGGCACCATGCCTCTAATGAAGAAATCGTAGTAACGAGGCCTTACGAGCAAGGTCATCGAGTCACATGCTAAAATGTACTTCTCACTTACAGACCATGCCCATCCCTCTACATAAATCTTATATCTgacacaaattacacttttctcAATTAAGAAGGGGAAAAATAAGAATAGttaaaatggaaataaaataGTTCACTGATCTTGTTTTTATAACTACCTGTGAGTGCATTGGTCTTCTAAATTTGATTGTTTATAACCCTGTTTAGATTCTTGCACCCAATCCTGAAATTATAGCACATCATACGAGAAACATTATAATGCAACATGTATACAATAGGAAAAATGTTCAACATTTGTGAGTAAATGAGAAAAATGTGTATTAACCTGTGTATATAGGCGAGTGTTCCAATCATCTTTGTTTGAGACATTGCACTTCAAAAGGTCATTTCTAGTTGGAGCCACACTCGGATTccctttccaataagcataggGTACTCTGTCCTTCCATTTAGTTCTTGAGTTGCCTTGTTTTATGTCCTCCAACAAACTTTTCCACGGCCTTATATTGATCTCGGCCCTAATAAAATTAAGTCAAGCCTATGTAAAAGTTTAATttccccacccaaaaaaaaaaaaaaaaaaaaaattgctcttttaaatttatatttttctctagTACTCGATATATTATTAGATTCAAGAAATAACATTTTAGCCATGAAATGAAGAGGATCATATTTCCCTTTGGGCCAATGTAATAAGCATGATTGATTTACGTACCAGCCCCAAAAAGACCAATCAGGGAACACAATATCCAAACTCCACCCATCAGAACAGTAACGAAACAATGGAGGTGGGCCCGCATTTGGGCCCCGAAAGTCCTTAGATGGAACAACAGGGCGATCATCACAATCAAACATGAGTTCCAAGTCAGGCAATCTCCCAGGGTACAACCTTAGCAGCTGCAAAATGCCCCACAAGCTGAACATGTCCCTTGTCTGTATCGACTCCCTATACTTCTCTACGTAGGCCTTACCGTCTACGATCACAAGCCTGAAATGTGCGGTCTTGCGGGCCCGCTCCACCATGTCTCTCGTGATTCCTGTGTGCTTCCAGTGCCGTAGATCTTCGTGGATCCAACGGAAGTATGATGGGCATGTTTCGTTTGATGATGACATTGGACGGTCAGGATTGTGTGTTGTTGTTGGGTAGTAGTTTATTGGGCAGGTCTGTGTTTCGTTTCCTTTTGTGCATTTCAGTGGGAATTCTTgcttttttggtgatttttctGTGGTTTTTATGATTGGTTTATCAGTGGAAGAAGAACTACCTAAAAATATGGACTGCAAAGCACAAATAAAGTAAATTATTGGTTTAGCAACTTTATTCTAAAAAAGTATGGTGGCAATGAAATGAATgaagattaataatttaaaataattagtcGACCCGTTCATCATGACAATATATAGGATCTGTTTggattcaacttatttttgctgaaattgaaaacattgtagcaaaattatttttaattgtgtgaatagtatcgtgggatccatttttaatattttttaattcgtAAACAGTGCTAAACAGTTTATGAACAGTGTTCAACAGTATATGAACAGTACTCTTGTCCCCTAAAGTAGAAACGgtgcagggaaaaaaaaaagaaaaaaaaaagtaagaaagtaAACGCAAAACGCAACTTTCAGTTGGATCCAAACccacacataataataataattttttattttgtaatgtgttataatgtataatttattttctaaaatttattgaagaaatttgtttttaaaagtattttctatcCATCTATCTCTAGATTTTCTagtctttacaaatatattattctattattttgtttttttctttttttgaaaaacttgggTGTGATTGATTGAtgttattcttttttgaaatttttttattcttcaaatttttgttatggTGTGTTATGTTTTCCTTTACTTTTGGgtaaaaacttttttatgtttcaaacTTTTAATTCTCATAAAAATACTATCATGATAATCCAATCTCATTACAAATatacaattgatattactcaaataattaataggcaaatttgaatatataatcatataaattgtattttgatataaacttaaattctcaaaaaacaCACTACCAAAATGTATCAATCAATTTGGACCGATTATAAAATATGGGCTCGGATAAATTTGTTTCTCCTCaattttcaatcattttcttttttctcttgtcAACCAAATAGAAGAAGCTACATTTCCTTCATACTTTAGTAAAACCCTTTTTATTTCTAGAATCCTTTTTCAACATAGGTAATCTCATAATAGATAAGAACTTTATTAATGaactaataatttataaattataggaAAAACCAGGAGCATAGCTAGGATTTTTTACTTAAAGAGGCCGAGTTAcagtatttttataaaattatcaacGTTAATATATCCATAAATTGTCCAGTTCACCATAAACATACaaaatatccacacaaaaaattttcttttttttgcatcAAAATTATGTCTACTATGAGTCTTTCATAgaataaaattaatctattatcatcaaattctaaattctaaattttgttaCAAGCATCTTAAATTCATCCATTATCATCAAATCATTAAAGAAgaacattttgcattaaaaaaaaattttttgattgataCAGGTGTCTTAAATTTTGAATGACTAATATCAATTTTCTTAAAGAATACATcaattgtttttggtttgatcATATTTCTTTTAGCTTTAATACGACTCAAGAATtaacctaaaaataaattttgtttaaaaaaaattaattatatagatGTTACTCACattcaagaaaaacaaattccacTATTATTTTAAGTAACATCCACCtcatgattctttttttttttttaatgaattatccACTCAACACAACCCCACATACTCACACTTGCAAGTTCACTCTACTAATTT of Quercus lobata isolate SW786 chromosome 8, ValleyOak3.0 Primary Assembly, whole genome shotgun sequence contains these proteins:
- the LOC115956003 gene encoding protein O-glucosyltransferase 1-like isoform X3; amino-acid sequence: MKRNSEKELNMFYNGGLHKHHSGTGWRPLKKRVTTASLIFFFFLLVSALVFLGWIDASIFLGSSSSTDKPIIKTTEKSPKKQEFPLKCTKGNETQTCPINYYPTTTHNPDRPMSSSNETCPSYFRWIHEDLRHWKHTGITRDMVERARKTAHFRLVIVDGKAYVEKYRESIQTRDMFSLWGILQLLRLYPGRLPDLELMFDCDDRPVVPSKDFRGPNAGPPPLFRYCSDGWSLDIVFPDWSFWGWAEINIRPWKSLLEDIKQGNSRTKWKDRVPYAYWKGNPSVAPTRNDLLKCNVSNKDDWNTRLYTQDWVQESKQGYKQSNLEDQCTHRYKIYVEGWAWSVSEKYILACDSMTLLVRPRYYDFFIRGMVPLEHYWPIRDNSKCTSLKFAVEWGNNHTQKAQAIGEAASNFIQEDLKMDYIYDYMFHLLNEYAKLLKFKPSIPQGAVELCSEMMACPAKGTWEKFMVESMVKSPSDLTPCTLPPPYDPSSLQGFLKRKDKSIKEVEMWENEYWKNLNKKQ
- the LOC115956003 gene encoding protein O-glucosyltransferase 1-like isoform X4, translated to MSSSNETCPSYFRWIHEDLRHWKHTGITRDMVERARKTAHFRLVIVDGKAYVEKYRESIQTRDMFSLWGILQLLRLYPGRLPDLELMFDCDDRPVVPSKDFRGPNAGPPPLFRYCSDGWSLDIVFPDWSFWGWAEINIRPWKSLLEDIKQGNSRTKWKDRVPYAYWKGNPSVAPTRNDLLKCNVSNKDDWNTRLYTQDWVQESKQGYKQSNLEDQCTHRYKIYVEGWAWSVSEKYILACDSMTLLVRPRYYDFFIRGMVPLEHYWPIRDNSKCTSLKFAVEWGNNHTQKAQAIGEAASNFIQEDLKMDYIYDYMFHLLNEYAKLLKFKPSIPQGAVELCSEMMACPAKGTWEKFMVESMVKSPSDLTPCTLPPPYDPSSLQGFLKRKDKSIKEVEMWENEYWKNLNKKQ
- the LOC115956003 gene encoding protein O-glucosyltransferase 1-like isoform X2, yielding MKPSPFSDSKVSIKSTMKRNSEKELNMFYNGGLHKHHSGTGWRPLKKRVTTASLIFFFFLLVSALVFLGWIDASIFLGSSSSTDKPIIKTTEKSPKKQEFPLKCTKGNETQTCPINYYPTTTHNPDRPMSSSNETCPSYFRWIHEDLRHWKHTGITRDMVERARKTAHFRLVIVDGKAYVEKYRESIQTRDMFSLWGILQLLRLYPGRLPDLELMFDCDDRPVVPSKDFRGPNAGPPPLFRYCSDGWSLDIVFPDWSFWGWAEINIRPWKSLLEDIKQGNSRTKWKDRVPYAYWKGNPSVAPTRNDLLKCNVSNKDDWNTRLYTQDWVQESKQGYKQSNLEDQCTHRYKIYVEGWAWSVSEKYILACDSMTLLVRPRYYDFFIRGMVPLEHYWPIRDNSKCTSLKFAVEWGNNHTQKAQAIGEAASNFIQEDLKMDYIYDYMFHLLNEYAKLLKFKPSIPQGAVELCSEMMACPAKGTWEKFMVESMVKSPSDLTPCTLPPPYDPSSLQGFLKRKDKSIKEVEMWENEYWKNLNKKQ
- the LOC115956003 gene encoding protein O-glucosyltransferase 1-like isoform X1 yields the protein MWVYLRHRLRIEVSIKSTMKRNSEKELNMFYNGGLHKHHSGTGWRPLKKRVTTASLIFFFFLLVSALVFLGWIDASIFLGSSSSTDKPIIKTTEKSPKKQEFPLKCTKGNETQTCPINYYPTTTHNPDRPMSSSNETCPSYFRWIHEDLRHWKHTGITRDMVERARKTAHFRLVIVDGKAYVEKYRESIQTRDMFSLWGILQLLRLYPGRLPDLELMFDCDDRPVVPSKDFRGPNAGPPPLFRYCSDGWSLDIVFPDWSFWGWAEINIRPWKSLLEDIKQGNSRTKWKDRVPYAYWKGNPSVAPTRNDLLKCNVSNKDDWNTRLYTQDWVQESKQGYKQSNLEDQCTHRYKIYVEGWAWSVSEKYILACDSMTLLVRPRYYDFFIRGMVPLEHYWPIRDNSKCTSLKFAVEWGNNHTQKAQAIGEAASNFIQEDLKMDYIYDYMFHLLNEYAKLLKFKPSIPQGAVELCSEMMACPAKGTWEKFMVESMVKSPSDLTPCTLPPPYDPSSLQGFLKRKDKSIKEVEMWENEYWKNLNKKQ